Proteins encoded in a region of the Panicum hallii strain FIL2 chromosome 3, PHallii_v3.1, whole genome shotgun sequence genome:
- the LOC112887548 gene encoding rhodanese-like domain-containing protein 7: protein MLPSPPLAAALSKIAAAATRRAATAAASVAVHRLVLPVRSPTHNPSAPGSLIPRRRFGHMPQEERTAPLALLGRHFAVAVGDGGVDGEAPALVVVSFYRFADFPDHAAFRRPLKELCEELRVSGGIILAPEGINGSICGTPSAVDKVLNFIQEDDRLNGLRMIQSPVTPEDEAIHHGHTSQSPVGVGDDAPFRWDHVRVKLKKEIVTFGDPGVMPTKMVGKYVKPKDWNALISDPDTVVIDVRNMYEIRIGKFKRAIDPCTNSFREFPTWVDDQFELVESDTQESGVNNDNGVGQPAEDLNASKSKQLSRVAMYCTGGIRCEKASSFLLSKGFKEVYHLEGGILKYLEEIPKAESLWEGECFVFDKRVSVEHGLAQGTHKLCYGCKQPVSDEDMESPEWEYGVSCPYCFATKSEEEKERARARQRQFETWGVIGGPDKGRSSKRHDAKDAAEAKQLPNSI, encoded by the exons ATGCTGCCATCTccaccgctcgccgccgccctctccaaaatcgcggccgccgccacccgccgcgccgccacggccgcggcAAGTGTCGCCGTCCACCGGCTCGTCCTCCCGGTCCGCTCTCCGACGCACAACCCCTCCGCCCCAGGATCACTcatcccgcgccgccgcttcggccACATGCCGCAGGAGGAGCGCACGGCCCCGCTCGCCCTGCTGGGCAGGCACTTCGCGGTGGCCGTGGGGGACGGGGGCGTGGATGGCGAGGCCCCCGCGCTGGTGGTCGTCTCGTTCTACCGGTTCGCTGATTTCCCCGACCATGCTGCATTCCGGCGGCCCCTCAAGGAGCTCTGCGAGGAGCTG CGTGTATCAGGTGGCATTATCCTTGCACCAGAGGGAATAAATGGTAGCATCTGTGGGACCCCGTCTGCCGTGGATAAAGTCTTAAACTTTATTCAAGAAGATGACCGCTTAAACGGATTGAGAATGATCCAGTCACCTGTTACTCCAGAGGATGAGGCCATACATCATGGACATACCAGTCAGTCTCCTGTTGGTGTTGGGGATGATGCGCCATTCCGATGGGATCATGTCCGGGTCAAATTGAAAAAGGAG ATAGTGACATTTGGAGACCCAGGTGTGATGCCAACTAAAATGGTTGGAAAATATGTTAAGCCGAAAGACTGGAATGCATTGATAAGTGATCCAGACACC GTTGTTATTGATGTGCGTAACATGTATGAGATACGCATTGGAAAGTTTAAGAGAGCCATTGATCCATGTACAAACTCATTCAGAGAATTTCCTACTTGGGTTGACGATCAATTCGAATTGGTTGAATCGGACACCCAGGAGTCAGGGGTAAATAATGATAATGGAGTTGGTCAACCAGCAGAAGACCTCAATGCCAGCAAATCTAAACAGCTATCACGAGTTGCTATGTACTGCACTGGTGGTATCAGATGTGAAAAGGCATCTAGCTTTCTTCTCAGCAAGGGCTTTAAAGAG GTTTATCATTTGGAAGGTGGGATACTGAAGTATCTGGAGGAAATCCCAAAGGCTGAAAGCTTGTGGGAGGGTGAATGCTTTGTGTTTGACAAGCGTGTCTCGGTGGAGCATGGATTGGCCCAAGGTACCCACAAACTTTGTTATGGATGTAAGCAGCCAGTTAGCGATGAAGACATGGAATCTCCTGAATGGGAGTATGGTGTCTCTTGCCCATACTGCTTTGCAACGAAGTctgaggaggagaaggaaaggGCCAGGGCTCGGCAACGGCAGTTTGAGACCTGGGGAGTCATCGGAGGGCCTGATAAGGGCAGGAGCTCCAAAAGGCATGATGCTAAAGATGCAGCAGAGGCCAAGCAGTTGCCCAACTCAATCTAG